From the genome of Bartonella sp. M0283:
AATAGCACATAAAAAAATTACAGCAAAAACGAGAGGCGCTGAAAAATCAGCAACAAGCAGAATGCCAAAAATAATATATGCCACGGAGGCAATAATTTCGTCTATTTGCCGCCAGCAGCTTTTACTAATCCCTCTCCACTCATATAGAACCAGACCGCCAACACACCAGGCAAATAAAGCAAATACAAAGCCGCCTTCCCATGTTAGAAAAAGTGCTATAGCTGCAAAGACAATAGCCGTCAGAATTCTCATGAGAAGATTAGACATCGGTTCTCCGATCCGAACAAATTTGCATCCCGAACTTTATTTTTCATCCAATTTCTTTTTAAGATAAAGACCAAAGTTATAACAACTTTTCTTTTTTATAATCTGGTACACGACCGAAACGACGTTCGCGCAACCAATAATCTTCAACAGCTATATCAAGCTGTTTTTCATCGAAATCAGGCCAATAACAAGAAGCAAAATAAAACTCGCTATAAGCCGACTGCCAAAGCAAGAAATTCGACAAACGTTGTTCCCCGCTGGTGCGAATTACAAGGTCGGGATCCGGCATTTCAGCTGTATCAAGATATTTCGAAAAAACGGCTTCATCAATTTCGTCGATATTGATATTTCCGTCTGCCAGAGATTTGGCAATTTTTTTCACAGACCGAACAATTTCAGCGCGTCCACCATAGTTGAATGCAACAACAAGGTTGAGTCCGTCATTTTTTTGCGTAATTGTTTCGGCTTCATCAAGCAATCTTTGGATATCTGTCGGCACCTTTTGACGATCACCTATCACCCTTACGCGGACATTATTGTCACGAAGATCAAGCAGATCACGTTTTATAAATAACTTCAAAAGCCCCATCAGATGATTGACTTCCGATTCCGGACGTGACCAGTTCTCAGAAGAAAAAGCAAAAACTGTCAACCATTCGAGCCCCATTTGACTGGCATGATGCACAATACGGTGAAGTGCTTCCATGCCAATCTTGTGACCTGCAATTCTGGGTAATCCACGAGCACGCGCCCATCGACCGTTTCCATCCATGATGATGGCAATATGACGTGGATATAACATATTTTTCCGATCTGCTTGCTGCAATCAATAATTTTAAACTTGCATAATTTCAGCTTGTTTTGCAGCCAATACTTTGTCGATCTCACCAATCGTCGTATCAGTCAATTTCTGGATTTTATCAGAAGCAATACGGCTTTCATCCTGACTGATCTCGCTATCCTTCTCAGCCTTTTTCAATCCTTCCATTCCGTCACGACGAACATGGCGGACTGCAACGCGTGCCTGTTCCGCATATTGGTGAGCAATTTTAACGAGCTCTTTGCGGCGTTCTTCGTTAAGTTCGGGCAACGGAATGCGCAAAGTCGTACCGTCTGTTATTGGGTTCAGACCCAATGAAGATTCTCTGATAGCCTTGTCAACGGCAGACACCATTGTTTTATCCCAGACTGAAACCGACAACATGCGCGGTTCCGGTACTGAAATATTGGCGACCTGATTAAGCGGAACAGTGGAGCCATAAGCGTCGACCGTTATC
Proteins encoded in this window:
- a CDS encoding isoprenyl transferase, which encodes MLYPRHIAIIMDGNGRWARARGLPRIAGHKIGMEALHRIVHHASQMGLEWLTVFAFSSENWSRPESEVNHLMGLLKLFIKRDLLDLRDNNVRVRVIGDRQKVPTDIQRLLDEAETITQKNDGLNLVVAFNYGGRAEIVRSVKKIAKSLADGNINIDEIDEAVFSKYLDTAEMPDPDLVIRTSGEQRLSNFLLWQSAYSEFYFASCYWPDFDEKQLDIAVEDYWLRERRFGRVPDYKKEKLL
- the frr gene encoding ribosome recycling factor — encoded protein: MSDATNIDDLKRRMEGAISSFKHELTGLRTGRASASLLEPITVDAYGSTVPLNQVANISVPEPRMLSVSVWDKTMVSAVDKAIRESSLGLNPITDGTTLRIPLPELNEERRKELVKIAHQYAEQARVAVRHVRRDGMEGLKKAEKDSEISQDESRIASDKIQKLTDTTIGEIDKVLAAKQAEIMQV